In the Salvia splendens isolate huo1 chromosome 16, SspV2, whole genome shotgun sequence genome, GAAACTAATTCTCTTAGCATTGATCCAACACTTGGATTTAATGATCGAATAGCTTCTGACGAAGAAATTGAACCTCTGATTTCTTCTGCGGCCAACCACATTAACACTGGTCTAGATAATGGTGAAGTTCAGTTTCCATCATCACATTAACTCTGATTTCTTTAGTTGAAATGCAGCTTGGCCCTCTTAATTGCCGTTCATCTTTAAATGGCTATGCATTTGCTACAGAGACTGCCATGGGATCTCCTGCtctaatactaatatttaatgAAAACGACCCCTCTCTGCAAATATTTCTGCCCACCAGGCCATCCGAGGCATCTGTTGGGCCCGCCTGAGTCAAGAGACCATCCAGAAGTTTCGAATTGTGTTCCTACAGAGGACTGGATTTCTCTTAGACCATGTTTATCAGCAAcccccaacccaacccaaccatccactttttcaatatttaattcatttctatctcctccacatcatattccacatcattaatattcatccaacccaaccacacatattttcatggtttatcaatgaccacccaaccacactattatatatttatttttatactattattattacatgaaatacttattattgtaaatttatcGAAAAACGTAATaaaagacaaactaaaaattataaaaacaaacaaataaaaaacataaattacaatCATGGAAATACGAAATTGAAAATACATCATTGGTGCTCATACATAAGATGAAAACTAGACATTCAATTGCAATTGCCGAAATTTGCGCATATATGCTCTACCAAATCGTTTAGCAGAGCTTTGTGAGCTTCTCTGTTTTGAAGTTGGGCTTTATTTTTCATGTAAGACGCTAGACTCGCAATCCTACTCGTAGAATATATGAAATCATTATTCGCATCGCCATCTCCATTCTCACGACTACTTTGTCCAAGTCGATCTTGAATAAATTCTGCTGGATCACAATAGTTCGAATACGTGCTTCTTTCGTCTTCcactatcatattgtgcaagattatgcaagcaataattattttccccATAATATCACGATCCCAAATAAGAACTTTGAAATTGCTCAGAATTCGGAAAATCATCAAAGCTAGGGAAATAATCTTGAGAAGGGTTAATATTTTGGGAAGGGTTGAAGTTTTGGGAAGGGTTGAAGTTTTGGGAATCGGAGAATATAATatcctcatcatcctccatagCTAGCAACAAGGGGAActagaaaatatgaaattctaCTAAACAATAAGGGTTATAggaggagaaaagatgatatttttttgtgtgcaaaactatagcaaatgtggtctctatttatagaggaagaaaaattatgaattttggtataaattttataattttttaatataatatattaaagatatattaattattaaaaataataatatcagcCAATGAAATTGTGCCATTTGGCACAACCTCATTGGCTGAATGGTGAAATGAGAAGGGAGACCCGTGGATTGGtttgaggagagagagagacatgGGTCAAGGAGAGAGAGACTTAtgtttagatttttatttttttttaattgtaatacCACGTGAAGGTCGACCTTCAATGACCGATAAAGGTGGTCTTAGGCTTGGGGATGGGTGCTGCTGGGAATGATTTGAGATCAGGGCAGTCAAAGGATTGTACCATAGATCCATTAGCTGATAATGGGTATGGGCCCCccaatattttcttttctttttccaaaaaaaaccCAACAAAATCTCTTGAACAAACATGGAGTAGTTTGGTTTTACCTTACCGATTCATGTTGCAATTTTGCTAATCCTTTTGTGAAAGATCTTGTCATTCCTTTGTAGATATTTGACTATTCTTTTTATCATATATCTGCATCACCTCTATTGCTTGGAATCAACGACAATAGGGTCTGGTAAGACCAGTAAAGAAAGATCAGGTAGCCAACTAATTTGGAGGAGGCATCGGAGTGAGGAGCATATTTTGGCTAGTTTGTTTAAGTTGTTATAGATTTGTTTTTCATTTGTAAGCATATTAATATCAGTGCTTTGAGAGGATGCGAGCATCTAGGAATTTCCGTTGTTATTTCCCTTCCATTATCATTCAATAAAGCCGAGTCTATTTTCTGTGTTCAATTTGCAATTCTCAGTTTATTGTGTTATCTCAGTTGTCGGACGAGCACATCTCGTGCTGTTTCTGTCGCTGCACCTATCCCTCCCTCCTAACAGTCCCTTTTCATTTCCTCGTCAAAAGCGTTCTGTAAGACCAAGGCTACATCTGTCTATTGATACCGAGTCAGAGTAACTGTTGAAAGGGTTGGATATCATTGTTGCTACCCATAAGCATGGTATCCACATTTTGTAAATGGCAACTCATGGTCAGCTCAGCCCAACAGGGCTGGGTTGCCTTGCTTTGACGCATGAACTCCGCCTAAGTTTAAGAGTCGATTCGCTAGATGCCTGATATTTTTTGCTTCATCCAAGAACAGGTGGAGCTTCATCTTTCATTTTTCAACTGTTTCAGTAATGTTGAGAAActctatttatttttggttCTAGTTAGACTTGGATTAAGACGTCTATTCTCTTAACGAGACTAGCCTGTCTATCTATCTCATTgtcaaaattaataattagttTTTTAGCAGTGTGAGATAAAATATTACACACAAGCTTTTGTGAAGCCTAATAACTAGTGACTACTAATTCTTTGCTTTATCATCGAGTAATGATTCGATATTATCTTATTAAATAGTATATGTTTCCGAAATGGTACTATTAGAGGATGGTGTTCTAAATTTGACGTGCAAATACTGAATGCGGATTAAAATGAGATTGTATTATATTCACTCCATTGTTTCTGAAATGGTACGTGTTCTAATTTTGACGGTGCCAATATTGAAGGCGGATTAATTTGAGATTGCATTACTTTTTCGATTTGTCCttgtcccaactaaaatgacccattactaaaaatggaaaaacctttatttctactttattttatctctcttactttattctctccacttaacccACAAAATAAAGTTACTTAAAATTATGTACCACCCAAGaaatgggtcatcttcctttAGATGGAGGGAGTTCTTGTcaaaaattattttgttttggcTGAAATCAACATATTTGTTGTATAATTATACCAAATCAATGATTCAATgacaaacatatactccattcgttccaccacaagtgatcatctttccattttgggttatcccaccacaagtgatcaaattcctcttttaacaaaaataaaactttaactctctcttattttattctttcattcttactttattctctttatctctcctactttttcctctctcatacattatttttatcaatataAATCATTATCTTAAATATTGTGTCCAAAAGAAAACCATCACGTGGCATGACGGAGGAAGTAGATTTTAAAATTGATTGAATTTCACGAAAGTTTTAGAAATATATAAGGAACTGGCActtaatttcaactcatttaatactacctccgtccattAAATacaaaacatttgcttttcggcatgTGATTTTATGTAGTGATATTTTGTGAgataataaatagaaaataaagtaacagagagagaaaagtggatatgattttatttccattttaagaatcgtttcatttttaattggacaacccaaaaagtaaaacttttcatttttaatgggacaaagggagtattttttttcttcagttCGATCAACTCCTTctaaataaatatagatcaaACAGATTATAATACCTCTAATAATAGCTCGAATGAAGACTAGTATGTTGGTGATGGtctatccttttttttattagcaaatagcaaatgaatataaattttaaaagccGCCACTATGGATTTGAACCCATGACCTTTGGTCCGAGCATCAACCACGCTACTGCTTAGTTTATCTTGTGTTgtggtagggatgtcaatcgggctaaTTCGTTCGGGTTGTCAGGCTATTTGGTGGGGCTATTCGAGTTATGAATTTTTCGGGTTTCAACCCTAACCTTATCCATCACGTTTCGGGCTAACTCATTGGACTATGTCTGGCCAAAAAGCTTTTAAAAACAACCTCTCGTTATCAAAATATTCCActgtaaaataattttaatttttagacaTTTTTTTCTTAGTTTTAAAATCATATAAATCTTTAAATTTTCATGGTTTTCAATATTAGTTGGAGATGAGCCCTTCATCTTGGTTAACACaaagataaaattaaaattaaagcaCTAAATTTGATTTAAAGCTTGTGTTCGTGTCATTATTTCGGCATTAGTTATAATTAATTCTTTATGCAAATTAGTAATCATATCTTACATAAATTACTAATAAAACATTTAACATGTTAAAATTTTTGATAGACTAATTCTAGATTTTGTCTTAATTAGCTTTGGCAATGATAAGCCGACGATGACAAATGTTGAGGCGAAGGAAGAATGAGTCCCCGGTGGAACTTGAAAGTTGGTAGTGTGGAACTGAATGGAAAGGTGTGGAatgaagattaaaaaaaactaatgaaaTGCAACGCATGAAATCCAAAAGTACAAGAAAAACCCCAAAACATATTCTCTTCGTCCCAACTAAGTAGAGTCAAAACTTCCTCCATCACATAGTCTTTACCAATCGGGTCCTCCACAAATGCCCTCTGTTCAAGATGTCGGAAGAACTTGGGTTTCGCAAATTGTTGTAATGACCAAGTAGCCTGATCCTATTGTGATCGGCTCTCCGAGTTCCTCGGTTTTAGAGAATCTGCAGTAGCAGAAGAGGCCCTCACTCCCAGCTCCACATTATCCACTTTTTTGGCATCCATTATGTTCTTCCCCACTGAGTTTGATCTCGGTATCTGACCATTTCTATTGTTACCTTGCTTGTCTTTCTTCCCTCGGTGACCTTGTTGAATGAATCCATCCTCATTAATGAAGTCCGCGATTGGCGGAGACTTTGGACGGACAATATTACCCGAGTCCTTCCCATGGGTGTGGCCCTCCTCATTCATCATTTGCAGTTCTTATTGCTTCCTTTTCTCCTTCTCAAAAACAAGCTCTCTCATATTCTTGAGGGTGTGATTTGCCCCTCGCTCTGTGCAGGTTGCTTAGCCTGGTAGTTCCATTGCCGCCTATTATAGGCTAGATTGGGGTAGTTTGCTGGTGGAGTATCCTTTTTACCAAAAGCATGACAGTTTCTACTAGAGTGGCCAACGTGCTTGCACTCCCTACAATAAGATGGGATTTTGTCCCACTTGACTTTGAGGATAGTCTCTTTCCCGAGAATGTCTAGCACTACCTCCTCCGTATGCGGTTTAGATATGTCAATTTCCACACAAATGCGGGCGAAATATAGTCGTTTCCTGCTTGTCGTGTCATGATCGAGCTGAATGGGATTGCCGATTGCGTATAGTGTTGACACCTCAAATAGATGGATAGGCACACCTATCACTTTGCACCAAACTGCTGCAATTGGCGTTTCAAAGAATGAGTCGAAGTCCGGCgtccatttgaacaccctcatcggatgatGATCAACATACCATACCGGTGTACCGCTAGGCCCATTCAACATCTTTGCATAATCCTCGATAAATTCAAATTGGATGATGAGATGCTTTGCATTGATGTAGTTCCACTTGAAGCCTTTGATGAACTTGATATTACCTAGCATTTTCTGGACTTGGTTAGTGGACGTAGtcgagtgagagaacttaccaaCAATCGCGTGCCCCATCTTCTCCGCAAGGAAGTTTGTGTCCTCTCCCTATAAATAAAGTGAAGGCCGACCC is a window encoding:
- the LOC121770435 gene encoding uncharacterized protein LOC121770435 yields the protein MGHAIVGKFSHSTTSTNQVQKMLGNIKFIKGFKWNYINAKHLIIQFEFIEDYAKMLNGPSGTPVWYVDHHPMRVFKWTPDFDSFFETPIAAVWCKVIGVPIHLFEVSTLYAIGNPIQLDHDTTSRKRLYFARICVEIDISKPHTEEVVLDILGKETILKVKWDKIPSYCRECKHVGHSSRNCHAFGKKDTPPANYPNLAYNRRQWNYQAKQPAQSEGQITPSRI